A DNA window from Bacillus sp. BGMRC 2118 contains the following coding sequences:
- a CDS encoding DinB family protein produces the protein MDFTQLFLIAKKEGFSLEFSRLVSQMNYIRGRLKQEVKDLTVEELDFRMDEESNSIGMLLAHIHALNAAYNIETFEGRELTEEDINRLNPALQLGQPAQSIKGYTNDYYLSNLEESRKYTFDQFKALSDEWLYVETDFWFGNKANNYFKWTHVMTDEQAHVGQIRLLKKFMSRNT, from the coding sequence ATGGATTTTACTCAATTATTTTTAATTGCAAAAAAAGAAGGATTTAGTTTAGAATTTTCCAGACTTGTATCACAAATGAATTATATCAGGGGAAGACTTAAACAGGAAGTAAAGGATTTAACAGTAGAAGAACTAGACTTCCGTATGGATGAAGAGAGCAATTCAATCGGAATGTTATTAGCTCATATCCATGCTTTAAATGCCGCTTATAACATTGAGACCTTTGAAGGCAGAGAATTAACAGAAGAAGATATTAACCGGCTGAATCCTGCCCTGCAATTGGGCCAACCTGCCCAATCCATTAAGGGGTACACAAATGATTATTATTTATCCAACTTAGAAGAATCAAGAAAATATACCTTTGATCAATTTAAAGCATTATCCGATGAATGGCTATATGTAGAAACAGACTTTTGGTTTGGAAACAAGGCAAATAACTATTTCAAATGGACACATGTTATGACAGATGAGCAAGCTCACGTCGGTCAAATCCGTTTACTAAAAAAATTTATGAGCCGGAATACATAA
- a CDS encoding proline--tRNA ligase, with amino-acid sequence MAKEFVKDITSMEDDFAQWYTDVVKKADLVDYSSVRGSMIIRPYGYALWENVRDALDKRIKETGHENVYMPLFIPESLLQKEKDHIEGFAPEVAWVTHGGSEELTERLVVRPTSEVLFCEHYKNIIHSYRDLPKLYNQWANVVRWEKTTRPFLRTLEFLWQEGHTAHATDEDAHDETTRMLDVYAEICEKVLAIPVVKGQKTEKEKFAGAKFTYTIESLMHDGKALQTATSHHLGDGFAKSFGIQYTDKEGKLQYVHQTSWGFTTRVIGALIMVHGDNRGLVIPPKAAPTQVMIVPIAQHKEGVLDYAYALKAELSALARVDIDASDKKPGWKFNEYEMKGIPLRLEVGPKDIENKQVVLVRRDTAEKIVVATDLLNETIEKLLEDIQQNLYNKALDLREEKTKPATSLNEFKESIEAEGGFIKAMWCGEQACEDRIKEETGATSRCIPFDQEEVSTTCVCCDKEAKQMVYWAKAY; translated from the coding sequence ATGGCGAAGGAATTTGTAAAAGATATCACATCGATGGAAGATGATTTTGCGCAGTGGTATACAGATGTAGTGAAGAAAGCTGACTTAGTTGATTACTCAAGTGTTAGAGGATCTATGATTATCCGTCCTTACGGCTACGCACTGTGGGAAAATGTGAGGGATGCGCTAGATAAGAGAATTAAAGAAACAGGTCATGAGAATGTATATATGCCTCTATTTATACCAGAAAGCCTTCTTCAAAAAGAAAAAGATCATATTGAGGGATTTGCACCTGAAGTGGCATGGGTTACGCACGGAGGATCTGAGGAGCTAACAGAAAGACTGGTAGTTAGACCAACTTCAGAGGTGCTATTCTGTGAGCATTACAAAAATATTATTCATTCTTATCGAGACCTGCCAAAGTTATATAACCAATGGGCAAATGTTGTGAGATGGGAGAAAACTACAAGACCATTTCTGCGTACATTAGAGTTTTTATGGCAAGAAGGACATACCGCTCATGCTACGGATGAAGATGCGCATGATGAGACAACAAGAATGCTGGATGTGTATGCTGAGATTTGTGAAAAAGTGCTGGCAATTCCGGTAGTGAAAGGTCAGAAAACAGAAAAAGAAAAGTTTGCAGGTGCAAAATTTACGTATACAATTGAAAGCTTGATGCACGACGGTAAAGCATTACAAACTGCTACTTCTCACCATCTTGGTGACGGCTTTGCGAAGTCATTTGGTATTCAATATACAGATAAAGAAGGGAAATTGCAGTATGTTCACCAAACATCATGGGGATTTACAACTCGTGTTATCGGGGCTTTAATTATGGTACATGGTGATAATCGTGGACTCGTTATTCCTCCAAAAGCGGCACCAACTCAGGTGATGATTGTTCCGATTGCACAGCATAAAGAAGGTGTATTAGATTATGCTTATGCGTTAAAAGCTGAGTTATCTGCATTAGCTCGAGTTGATATTGACGCAAGTGATAAAAAGCCTGGATGGAAGTTTAATGAGTATGAAATGAAAGGAATTCCACTTCGTTTAGAAGTAGGACCAAAAGATATTGAAAACAAGCAAGTTGTGCTTGTTCGACGTGACACGGCAGAGAAGATTGTGGTGGCAACGGACCTGCTAAATGAAACAATAGAGAAGCTGCTAGAAGATATTCAACAAAACTTATATAACAAAGCACTAGATTTGCGAGAAGAGAAAACCAAACCAGCTACGAGCTTAAATGAATTTAAGGAGAGTATAGAAGCTGAAGGTGGGTTTATTAAAGCGATGTGGTGCGGGGAACAAGCTTGTGAAGATCGTATAAAAGAAGAAACAGGGGCAACGTCTAGATGTATACCATTTGATCAGGAAGAAGTGTCAACAACCTGCGTATGCTGTGATAAGGAAGCAAAGCAAATGGTGTACTGGGCAAAAGCATATTAA
- a CDS encoding Hsp20/alpha crystallin family protein, with product MKERKHNLSKREEPVHHLMKSIDDFFHSRPLQGAMNSIDEFFGRSFLAGIPIDLYETDTQLVIKAEIPGVKRDQIHLDIEGQYLRIAVEHKEENELNHNTHNFYRRERSYQRSERHIQLPYPISEKQTKASYQNGVLTITAPKGSKLKKRIQIDE from the coding sequence ATGAAAGAAAGAAAGCATAATCTCTCAAAAAGAGAAGAGCCGGTACATCATCTAATGAAATCCATTGATGACTTTTTTCACTCTAGGCCGCTTCAGGGTGCGATGAATTCCATTGATGAATTTTTCGGACGAAGCTTCTTAGCTGGAATACCAATTGATTTATATGAAACAGATACACAGCTTGTGATTAAAGCCGAAATACCAGGTGTAAAACGCGACCAAATTCATCTTGATATTGAAGGACAGTATCTCCGAATTGCAGTAGAGCATAAGGAAGAAAATGAACTAAATCACAATACTCATAATTTCTACCGAAGAGAAAGGTCCTACCAACGTTCTGAACGCCATATTCAACTACCCTATCCTATTTCAGAGAAGCAAACGAAAGCCTCCTATCAAAATGGTGTCTTAACCATTACTGCTCCAAAAGGCTCTAAACTGAAAAAGCGGATACAAATTGATGAATAG
- a CDS encoding uracil-DNA glycosylase produces the protein MTQKRVNCFQCKHFYTTWDKRFPRGCKAFNFKTPHIPSVAVHQSSGNPCMKFEAKQK, from the coding sequence ATGACACAAAAGCGTGTAAATTGTTTTCAGTGCAAACATTTTTATACAACATGGGATAAACGGTTTCCGAGAGGATGTAAGGCGTTTAATTTCAAGACCCCTCACATACCGTCAGTGGCTGTTCATCAGTCATCAGGGAACCCATGTATGAAGTTCGAAGCAAAACAAAAATAA
- a CDS encoding MFS transporter yields MRKTFQSYHPIVWTLLAGTVFARGASFAAMPFLALYLSKTADVSPLLIGLTIGIGPLTGTIGGFIGGHLSDRYGRKVVMLTTIFVWAAVFFGFAFSEHVLAFMLLNAVNGLSRSFFEPTSQALMADVTEKEKRLKVFSMRYMAINIGASVGPLLGAYLGMISANLTFVITGSAYLLYGIVLLILLNKYKIINVNEGKAVASFKEAFRVIGRDVSLRYFILGGILVNIGYSQIESSLPQHLDSLLEDGVVLYSVLLSANAITVVLLQIPLSKLAEKWKTLHAMMIGSLLFTAGFIGFALSGGWTGFIVSMTIVTVGEIFLFPSGSVFIDKIAPEEMRGTYFGAAQFRSVGHSAGPMFGGWILSQYSGQLLFFIIGGVIAVSTWFYYAGNARYERQIQHNTLSA; encoded by the coding sequence ATGAGAAAAACGTTTCAGTCTTATCATCCTATTGTGTGGACATTATTAGCAGGGACGGTTTTTGCCAGAGGAGCAAGCTTTGCGGCGATGCCGTTTTTAGCGCTTTATTTGTCAAAAACAGCTGATGTTAGTCCGTTATTAATTGGTCTTACAATTGGGATAGGGCCATTAACAGGAACAATAGGTGGATTTATTGGTGGTCATTTATCAGACCGTTATGGAAGAAAAGTCGTAATGTTAACGACTATTTTTGTGTGGGCAGCGGTGTTTTTTGGATTTGCTTTTTCAGAGCATGTCCTAGCCTTTATGCTATTAAATGCTGTAAATGGTCTTTCCAGATCCTTTTTTGAACCAACGAGTCAGGCATTAATGGCAGATGTGACAGAAAAGGAAAAAAGGCTTAAGGTATTTTCTATGCGGTATATGGCCATTAATATTGGTGCATCAGTTGGACCGCTATTAGGGGCCTATTTGGGTATGATATCAGCAAACTTAACATTTGTTATTACAGGGAGTGCCTATTTACTATATGGCATTGTCCTTCTCATCTTATTAAATAAATATAAAATTATTAATGTGAATGAAGGAAAGGCTGTTGCATCGTTTAAAGAGGCCTTTCGCGTAATTGGACGTGATGTTTCACTGCGGTATTTTATTTTAGGTGGTATTCTAGTGAACATCGGGTATTCCCAAATTGAATCCTCCTTGCCACAGCATTTGGATTCATTGTTAGAGGATGGAGTTGTCTTGTATTCAGTCCTACTATCTGCAAATGCCATAACAGTCGTTCTACTGCAAATTCCACTTAGTAAGTTAGCAGAGAAGTGGAAGACCCTTCATGCGATGATGATCGGAAGTTTATTGTTTACAGCTGGATTTATCGGGTTTGCTTTATCAGGCGGCTGGACTGGATTTATCGTTTCCATGACGATTGTAACTGTAGGTGAGATTTTCCTGTTTCCATCTGGAAGTGTATTTATTGATAAAATAGCACCTGAGGAAATGAGAGGAACGTACTTTGGTGCGGCTCAGTTTCGCTCAGTAGGTCATTCAGCTGGTCCGATGTTCGGGGGCTGGATTTTAAGTCAGTACAGCGGGCAGCTTTTGTTCTTCATTATTGGCGGGGTCATTGCGGTAAGCACGTGGTTTTACTATGCCGGTAACGCCAGGTATGAAAGACAAATCCAACATAACACTCTTTC